In Pectinophora gossypiella chromosome 17, ilPecGoss1.1, whole genome shotgun sequence, one DNA window encodes the following:
- the LOC126374654 gene encoding uncharacterized protein LOC126374654 yields MEALKNSTTHAGSRETGESSLRPPIVCGGGCDRSVGSDSLRKSPTQRVDFYPAFDATTTGQDSRAPTPSALPEVRVVLERIPTPISKSAPNAEGAAPGPSAQSEQPRSRPYSASSSDEVSSLRTVCSMESVTSLPEGKLWRKRKTASLSDPSSDDGSQVPETARGSPVLRARAKRGRGRPPTTGEYVGLAKAKAEHNRAVREALRLQAEEEVAKAAKRTFYLRRSNPSSETETQLMDSGSEAVSLTAAELHEKAKEAIGIVRNVAVKSGQLKGTFVRALKDAAQLLQESLSALHATSTSDETRKLQEQNARQQAKLDAQQKEIDVLRGEMRQLKASLNPTQRVPSPAPEPLAESPQPESAPRAVRSLPARRANPPPATSSRAVSDKEEGLVAQIISQVGFMIDAKLAGLEDRLLPPKVTRPPLAADRKNALSYAAAAKASAAAAKAPATTVAKKATATAATAASTSRAAPSAALQGPTAAASSSASAPPKKRKTRGGRNRKKKGGTNGQSGACPPPSGPAGAGWTVVGKGRKQKVASAQPLQRPKAPKLRPPRSAAVVVQLQPAAAERGTTYADILREAKSKVDIQSLGITSLRIRKAATGARVLEVAGATSTEKADSLATKLRESMSGDVVKVSRPTKCANMRIVGLDDSVSTQEVVEAVAKAGGCTADTIKAGAIREGAGGMGSILLSCPIAAAKKVADGGRLLVGWTSAQVKVLEPRPMRCYRCFEVGHTHALCDSEVDRSTQCYRCGQTGHQSSECSATPHCTVCEAARRPAEHRLGGSTCTAQSRSRRKNRNGPKVPPRPSPPQAAGRAGEEHMSIN; encoded by the coding sequence ATGGAAGCGCTCAAAAATTCAACTACCCACGCTGGCAGCCGGGAAACCGGTGAATCCAGCTTAAGGCCCCCAATCGTATGTGGGGGGGGCTGCGATCGCTCCGTAGGCTCCGATAGCCTTCGTAAATCCCCGACTCAAAGGGTAGACTTCTACCCGGCGTTCGACGCCACTACTACCGGACAAGACTCGCGCGCGCCAACACCATCCGCACTTCCCGAAGTGCGGGTGGTGCTGGAGCGCATCCCCACACCGATTTCGAAGTCAGCACCTAATGCTGAAGGAGCTGCTCCTGGGCCTAGTGCTCAGTCAGAGCAGCCAAGGTCACGTCCTTACTCCGCTTCGTCCTCGGACGAAGTGAGTAGTCTAAGGACAGTGTGCTCGATGGAGAGTGTGACCTCCCTTCCGGAGGGCAAGCTGTGGCGAAAGCGGAAGACAGCTTCGCTTTCGGACCCGTCCTCTGACGATGGCAGCCAAGTGCCGGAAACAGCACGCGGCTCGCCCGTCCTCAGGGCTCGGGCCAAGAGGGGTAGGGGACGCCCTCCCACTACCGGCGAATACGTCGGCCTTGCGAAAGCCAAGGCCGAACATAACCGTGCCGTGCGCGAAGCGCTCAGGCTGCAAGCCGAGGAAGAAGTGGCCAAAGCGGCCAAGAGGACTTTCTACCTCCGACGGTCCAACCCATCGTCGGAGACGGAAACCCAGCTGATGGACTCAGGCTCAGAAGCCGTCTCGCTTACGGCTGCAGAGCTGCATGAGAAGGCGAAAGAGGCGATTGGCATCGTTCGCAACGTAGCTGTGAAATCGGGACAACTGAAGGGTACGTTCGTACGTGCCCTGAAGGATGCCGCACAGCTACTCCAAGAGTCTCTGTCTGCCCTGCATGCCACGTCTACCAGCGATGAAACGCGCAAGCTGCAGGAACAGAATGCTCGCCAACAGGCGAAACTTGACGCGCAGCAAAAGGAGATAGACGTGCTCCGTGGCGAGATGCGCCAGCTCAAGGCCTCTTTGAATCCAACTCAGAGAGTGCCGTCGCCTGCTCCCGAACCGCTTGCAGAGAGCCCGCAACCGGAGTCGGCGCCGAGAGCTGTGCGCTCCTTACCAGCAAGACGTGCGAATCCGCCGCCAGCCACGAGCAGTAGAGCCGTGTCTGATAAAGAGGAAGGCCTAGTCGCGCAGATCATAAGCCAAGTTGGCTTCATGATCGATGCGAAGCTGGCAGGCCTGGAGGACCGGCTCCTGCCTCCAAAAGTGACGCGTCCACCGCTGGCGGCGGATCGGAAAAACGCGCTCTCATACGCTGCTGCAGCGAAGGCGTCTGCTGCTGCAGCGAAGGCTCCCGCCACAACTGTGGCTAAGAAAGCGACTGCCACAGCGGCCACGGCCGCTAGCACCTCGCGTGCTGCCCCGTCTGCGGCCTTGCAAGGCCCGACTGCGGCGGCCAGTAGTTCGGCCTCTGCGCCTCCGAAAAAGAGGAAGACGCGAGGGGGGAGGAACAGGAAAAAGAAGGGAGGGACCAATGGCCAGAGTGGGGCCTGTCCCCCACCTTCAGGGCCTGCTGGCGCCGGCTGGACTGTTGTCGGCAAAGGTCGTAAGCAGAAGGTGGCCTCAGCCCAACCGCTGCAACGCCCCAAGGCGCCAAAGCTGCGTCCTCCGCGTTCGGCTGCGGTGGTTGTGCAGCTACAGCCAGCGGCAGCGGAGAGAGGAACAACATACGCGGATATCCTGAGAGAAGCCAAATCCAAGGTTGATATACAGAGCCTTGGTATCACGAGCCTCAGGATTCGCAAGGCAGCAACCGGCGCACGTGTGTTGGAAGTTGCGGGTGCTACAAGCACCGAGAAGGCCGACTCCTTAGCCACAAAGTTGAGAGAGTCGATGAGCGGAGACGTTGTAAAAGTCTCCAGACCCACAAAGTGCGCAAACATGCGCATTGTGGGACTGGATGACTCCGTCTCCACTCAGGAGGTGGTGGAGGCAGTTGCCAAAGCCGGAGGATGCACGGCCGACACAATCAAGGCTGGCGCTATCCGCGAGGGTGCAGGCGGAATGGGTTCAATCCTGCTGAGCTGTCCCATAGCAGCCGCCAAAAAGGTGGCTGATGGCGGTCGCCTCTTGGTGGGCTGGACCTCCGCGCAGGTCAAGGTCCTGGAGCCACGTCCTATGCGGTGTTACAGATGCTTCGAGGTCGGTCATACTCATGCCCTGTGTGACTCCGAAGTGGATCGTAGCACTCAATGCTACCGATGTGGCCAAACCGGCCACCAATCTTCGGAGTGTTCTGCCACCCCgcactgcacagtgtgcgaggcggcgCGAAGACCGGCAGAGCACCGATTGGGCGGTTCAACATGTACTGCCCAATCCAGAAGTAGAAGGAAGAACCGCAATGGACCAAAGGTTCCCCCGCGTCCTTCCCCCCCGCAAGCTGCGGGACGAGCCGGTGAAGAGCACATGAGCATCAATTGA
- the LOC126374655 gene encoding uncharacterized protein LOC126374655 translates to MEKAFKELITHAGSQETGESGLRSPIVCGGDCDRFVGSPSLREPRSNRVDFYPAFNAQPGCDSRASTPSALPEARVVLERLPTPDMTPAPSADDAAPGPSSQAVQHRISPCPASSSDEASSLRTVCSMESVTSLPEGKLWRKRKTASLSDPSTGDEGQVSGTARGSSVVKARAKRGRGRPPTTGEYVGLAKAKAEHNRAVREALRLQAEQEVAQAAKRTFFFRRSNPPSETETPRLDSGSEAAAPTAAELHEKAKEAIGIIQNVAVKSGQLKGTYVRALKDAAQLIRETLSALRATSTSDETLKLQEQNTRQQAKLDSQQKEIDMLRDEMRKLKDSLNASQRMPPPAPEPLAESPCPEPAPRVVRPKQTMRTNPPPPDGSRAVSEKDEDLASRIISQVGFMINARLAGLEDRLLPPKVMRPPLAADRKNALSYAAAARTPTAPEETHAAFVGRKTTVTAVGTTRANPPTASRGPVATASGTTSVTPKKKRGSRGRRGKRARNKGQDEAQPLPSGPAGDDWIVVGRGGKKKVASARPPQRPKAPKLHPPRTAAVVVQLQPAAAESGTSYADILREAKSKVDLQGLGISSLRIRKAATGARVLEVAGASSAEKADSLAAKLKESMSGDVVKVSRPTKCAEMRIVGLDDSVSAEEVVEAVAKAGGCTVESVRAGVIREGAGGMGSILISCPVTAAKKVAQGGRLLVGWTSAQVRVLEPRPLRCFRCLEVGHTHALCKSEVDRSTQCFRCGQTGHQSSQCSAAPHCTVCEAARRPAEHRLGSSTCTAQSKSKRKARRGPQAQPRPSRPQAAGRAGEPMSTN, encoded by the coding sequence ATGGAAAAAGCGTTCAAAGAATTAATTACCCACGCCGGTAGCCAGGAAACTGGTGAATCCGGTCTAAGGTCCCCAATCGTATGTGGGGGGGACTGCGACCGCTTCGTAGGCTCACCGAGCCTCCGTGAACCAAGGAGTAATAGGGTAGACTTCTACCCGGCGTTCAACGCCCAACCCGGATGCGACTCTCGCGCGTCAACACCATCTGCGCTTCCTGAAGCGCGGGTGGTGTTGGAGCGCCTACCAACACCTGACATGACCCCAGCACCCAGTGCTGATGACGCTGCTCCTGGGCCCAGCTCCCAGGCTGTGCAGCATCGGATCAGTCCTTGCCCCGCTTCGTCTTCGGACGAAGCGAGCAGTCTAAGGACTGTGTGCTCAATGGAGAGCGTGACCTCCCTTCCGGAGGGCAAGCTGTGGAGAAAGCGAAAGACAGCTTCGCTTTCAGACCCGTCCACTGGCGACGAGGGCCAAGTGTCGGGCACGGCACGCGGCTCGTCCGTCGTCAAGGCTCGGGCTAAGAGGGGTAGGGGACGTCCTCCCACTACCGGTGAGTACGTTGGCCTCGCCAAAGCCAAGGCCGAACACAATCGCGCTGTACGCGAAGCGCTCAGGCTTCAGGCTGAGCAAGAGGTGGCCCAAGCGGCCAAAAGAACTTTCTTCTTCCGACGCTCTAATCCGCCGTCGGAGACGGAGACTCCACGATTGGACTCGGGCTCAGAAGCCGCCGCACCGACGGCTGCAGAGCTCCATGAAAAGGCGAAAGAGGCAATCGGGATCATCCAGAATGTCGCTGTGAAATCGGGGCAACTGAAGGGCACGTATGTACGCGCCCTGAAGGATGCCGCACAGCTGATCCGAGAGACTCTGTCTGCCCTGCGCGCTACATCCACTAGCGATGAAACGCTCAAACTGCAGGAGCAGAACACTCGCCAACAGGCGAAACTAGATTCGCAGCAAAAGGAGATCGATATGCTCCGTGACGAGATGCGCAAACTCAAGGACTCTCTGAACGCTTCCCAGAGAATGCCTCCGCCCGCTCCTGAGCCGCTCGCAGAGAGCCCGTGCCCGGAACCGGCCCCGAGAGTTGTGCGCCCCAAACAGACGATGAGGACAAACCCGCCGCCGCCTGATGGCAGTCGAGCCGTGTCCGAAAAGGACGAGGACCTGGCCTCGCGGATCATTAGCCAAGTTGGCTTCATGATCAACGCGAGGCTAGCGGGTCTGGAGGACAGGCTCCTGCCTCCTAAGGTGATGCGTCCCCCGCTAGCGGCGGACCGGAAGAATGCGCTCTCCTACGCAGCTGCGGCCAGGACTCCTACTGCTCCAGAGGAGACCCATGCTGCTTTCGTAGGCAGGAAGACGACCGTCACTGCAGTTGGCACTACACGCGCCAATCCGCCAACGGCCTCACGGGGCCCAGTCGCGACTGCAAGTGGCACAACCTCCGTGACCCCCAAGAAGAAGAGGGGTTCCAGGGGGAGAAGAGGGAAGAGGGCAAGGAATAAAGGCCAAGATGAGGCCCAACCATTGCCTTCTGGGCCCGCCGGCGACGACTGGATAGTTGTTGGCCGAGGCGGGAAGAAGAAAGTGGCTTCTGCTCGACCGCCACAACGCCCCAAGGCGCCTAAGCTGCACCCACCGCGCACAGCTGCGGTGGTTGTGCAACTGCAGCCAGCGGCCGCGGAGAGTGGAACGAGCTACGCGGACATCCTGAGGGAGGCCAAGTCCAAAGTGGACTTGCAGGGCCTCGGCATCTCCAGCCTCAGGATCCGCAAGGCGGCAACCGGTGCGCGAGTGCTTGAGGTTGCGGGCGCTTCCAGCGCCGAGAAGGCAGACTCCTTGGCTGCGAAGCTGAAGGAGTCTATGAGCGGAGACGTCGTAAAAGTCTCCAGACCTACTAAATGCGCTGAGATGCGCATCGTGGGGCTGGATGACTCCGTCTCCGCTGAAGAGGTGGTAGAGGCAGTTGCCAAGGCTGGAGGCTGCACAGTCGAGAGCGTCAGGGCTGGGGTCATACGCGAAGGAGCAGGCGGTATGGGCTCAATCTTGATAAGCTGCCCCGTAACAGCTGCTAAAAAGGTGGCTCAAGGAGGTCGCCTCTTGGTGGGCTGGACTTCTGCTCAGGTGAGGGTGCTGGAGCCGCGTCCGCTGAGGTGCTTCCGGTGCCTCGAAGTCGGGCATACGCACGCCCTGTGCAagtccgaggtggaccggagcacTCAGTGCTTTCgatgcggccaaaccggccaccAGTCGTCGCAGTGTTCCGCTGCCCCGCATtgcacagtgtgcgaggcggcgCGTAGACCGGCGGAACACCGATTGGGCAGCTCAACTTGTACTGCTCAATCCAAGAGCAAAAGGAAGGCACGCAGGGGCCCTCAGGCCCAGCcgcgaccttcccgcccgcaAGCTGCGGGACGTGCCGGGGAACCGATGAGCACCAATTAA
- the LOC126374652 gene encoding uncharacterized protein LOC126374652, with translation MEEQDEAKGRDEGKGVRILRAQAQLTTGREADIKSAGHSVARPGTTTPEAARCPGLGACATRPCEGTEEGGDDSERQIPSGRDLALGIEKERRLSVVLSRCDSPVTTRAASQGEESMDSDSSCASMVTVTSERSDLRRPFLKRNRSDPELEDDSGESVGSPLKGAAHKSKRGRGRPVSTGMYVGLAAARAAYNQELAESIRLSAEAEVAGVARGVREARASLQPSPQMESQSPEEAEKTSAALTGIVKASLETILMVASKSSQLKGTYVRALKEAAKGIEEAVSLIRSRNASEEILRLETANAQLAKEVAVLRRDLQELRQRPAQSQEQSLRQLLEESARANAEMFGNMLNARMAGIEGRLLPETRVRPPLAADAKAARADPAHKEPAGAPVASTSSDGAPATGSSLGQRPKKASKEAAKKTGNSGQAPADPPLVGKKAKKGKKKKSLAAKEAAEARTPTASAPTAEQWSTVVGRKAKSKAAKAQKEAQKPRPTAPKKAVLRTPRTAAVTLTLVPGVEERGVTYASILSDAKQRVSLTDLGINNVRFRRAATGARLLEIGGEDSAAKADALAKKLREALSPDAVRVVRPVKCAEIRVTGLDDSADAIEVVDAVAREGGCSADDIKHGRIVVGPRGDGSLWLSCPVAAAKKVTDSGRVLVGWTSARVRLLGSRPTRCYRCLEPGHLGVKCSCEVDRSKLCFRCGQPGHKAQDCVAEPHCPVCAAADKPAAHSVGGGGCISAAKKPMAKAPKKDKKKPKAKKARGERMDTNS, from the coding sequence ATGGAGGAGCAAGACGAAGCGAAAGGGAGAGACGAAGGAAAGGGAGTAAGGATTTTGCGTGCTCAGGCACAGTTGACTACTGGCCGTGAAGCGGACATCAAGTCCGCGGGGCATTCTGTGGCGCGACCGGGaaccaccaccccggaagcggcACGATGCCCTGGTCTAGGCGCTTGCGCCACCCGTCCCTGTGAAGGGACAGAAGAGGGAGGAGACGACTCCGAGAGGCAGATCCCAAGCGGCAGGGATCTGGCACTCGGAATCGAGAAAGAACGCCGGCTGAGCGTGGTACTGTCACGATGCGACTCACCCGTCACCACGAGAGCGGCTAGCCAGGGGGAGGAGTCAATGGACTCAGACTCCTCCTGTGCAAGCATGGTGACGGTCACGTCAGAGAGGTCCGACCTAAGGAGACCGTTCCTTAAAAGGAACCGGTCGGACCCCGAGCTGGAGGACGACTCAGGCGAATCTGTTGGGTCGCCCCTCAAAGGGGCGGCTCACAAGTCGAAGAGGGGTAGAGGACGCCCGGTGTCAACTGGGATGTATGTCGGtctggccgcagccagggcggcATACAACCAAGAACTTGCCGAAAGCATTCGGCTTAGTGCCGAGGCGGAAGTCGCTGGAGTGGCAAGAGGCgtgagggaggctagggcctctcTACAGCCCAGCCCCCAAATGGAGTCTCAGTCTCCGGAGGAGGCAGAGAAGACGAGCGCCGCCCTCACTGGCATCGTCAAGGCCTCGCTGGAGACCATTCTGATGGTCGCCAGCAAATCGTCCCAACTAAAAGGGACTTACGTCCGGGCCTTAAAGGAGGCAGCGAAGGGGATCGAGGAAGCGGTGTCCCTCATTAGATCCCGGAACGCTTCGGAGGAGATCCTGCGCTTGGAGACCGCCAACGCGCAACTGGCGAAGGAAGTGGCTGTCCTGCGCCGCGATCTGCAGGAGTTGCGGCAGCGACCGGCCCAGTCTCAGGAGCAAAGTCTCCGGCAGCTGCTGGAGGAGTCGGCCCGTGCGAATGCCGAAATGTTCGGCAATATGTTGAATGCACGGATGGCCGGCATCGAGGGCCGACTCCTTCCAGAGACTCGCGTGCGGCCCCCACTTGCAGCGGACGCCAAAGCTGCCAGGGCAGACCCCGCTCACAAAGAGCCAGCGGGGGCCCCGGTAGCGTCCACCAGCAGTGATGGCGCTCCTGCGACTGGGTCTAGCCTGGGCCAGCGGCCCAAGAAGGCTAGTAAGGAGGCAGCCAAGAAAACTGGCAATAGCGGCCAGGCTCCTGCGGATCCCCCCCTCGTGGGGAAAAAGGCCAAAAAAGGCAAAAAGAAGAAGAGCCTGGCGGCTAAGGAGGCTGCAGAGGCGCGAACTCCGACTGCTTCTGCCCCAACGGCGGAGCAGTGGTCCACCGTTGTTGGCCGTAAGGCAAAAAGCAAGGCGGCCAAAGCGCAGAAAGAGGCACAAAAGCCTCGGCCCACGGCCCCGAAGAAGGCTGTCCTCCGGACACCCAGAACAGCGGCGGTGACGCTGACCCTGGTGCCCGGAGTGGAGGAGAGGGGCGTTACGTACGCCTCTATCCTCTCCGATGCCAAGCAGCGCGTCTCCCTCACGGACCTGGGGATAAACAACGTGAGGTTCCGTAGAGCAGCCACGGGCGCGCGCTTGCTTGAGATCGGAGGGGAGGACTCGGCGGCGAAGGCGGATGCGCTCGCCAAGAAGCTGCGAGAAGCTCTCAGCCCTGACGCGGTAAGAGTCGTCCGCCCAGTGAAATGCGCGGAGATCCGCGTcactgggctggacgactcGGCCGACGCCATCGAGGTGGTTGATGCGGTGGCCAGGGAAGGCGGATGCTCGGCCGATGACATCAAACATGGCCGGATAGTCGTCGGCCCGAGAGGAGACGGCTCACTGTGGCTCAGTTGCCCGGTCGCGGCCGCCAAGAAGGTGACCGACTCCGGCCGGGTACTGGTCGGGTGGACCTCTGCGAGAGTGAGGCTCCTGGGCTCCAGACCGACACGGTGCTACCGTTGTCTGGAGCCTGGGCATCTGGGAGTCAAGTGCTCTTGCGAGGTCGACCGAAGCAAGCTGTGCTTCCGGTGTGGCCAGCCGGGCCACAAGGCGCAGGATTGTGTGGCCGAGCCCCACTGCCCCGTCTGTGCGGCGGCAGACAAACCGGCGGCTCATTCTGTCGGCGGTGGCGGATGCATTTCCGCCGCCAAAAAGCCGATGGCTAAGGCCCCGAAGAAGGACAAAAAGAAGCCCAAGGCCAAGAAGGCCAGGGGAGAGCGGATGGACACCAATTCGTAA